The following DNA comes from Allobranchiibius huperziae.
GACGCCCTGCGAGGCCAACGCCAGCAATGCGTTGACCGACCGGCCCCGACCGCCCACCGGGCCGTCGGTCGGTAGCGGGTCGGCCTCGGTCGACATACGGCCCGGGATCCAGGGAGTGCCCGAGACCGCGACGATCGGACGGTCGCTCCCGATGAGTTCCTCGCCCAGCGCCGTCAGGGCCGCGCTCTCCTCGGCGACGCCGGCGGCGAGCGCCTCGGGCGTGCCGTAGTCGCGCCCGAACGCCAGGCTGATGACGCCGTCGGATCGCGCGGCACCGGCCCGCAGGATGTCGAGGTCCGCCAGGGTGCCCCGCAGCACCTCGGCGCCCGCGGTTTCCAGAGCCCGTGCCGACTCCTCCGAACGGGCCAGTGCAAGGACGGTGTGGTTGTGACCGAGCAACTCGGCGACGACGGGCGAACCGATGGTGCCGGTGCCTCCGGTGACGAATACCTGCATCGTGTGCTCCTGGAGAGTGAAGGGACTGTTGTCCCATCACGCTACACCGATGATGAGACCGATGTCCCATCACCTAGGATGTGGCGATGGCTCGATGGCAACCCGGCGCGACCCAGCGGCTGGTCGTCGCGGCGGTCGATCTGTTCACCGAGCAGGGATACGACGCCACGACCGTCTCGCAGATCGCCGAACGGGCCGGAGTCACCAAGAGCACCTTCTTCCGGCACTTCTCCGACAAACGGGAGCTGCTGGTCGCCGGCCAGGAGACCCTGAGCCGACTGCTCGCCGACGGGATCGCCGAAGCGCCGTCGAGCGCGACCCCGCTGGAGGCCGTCGCGGCCGGACTGCGGCGCGCGTCGGGCGCGATGGGTCCCACGAACCGCGAGATCGGCCCGCGCATCAGGGCGGCGGTGGCGGCCAGCACGGAACTCCAGGAACGCGACGCCCTCAAGAGCGTCGGTCTCGCAGCGGCGATGACGGAGGCCCTCGCCGCGCGAGGCGTCCCGGGCCCGACGGCCCATCTCGCCGCGGAGCTGGGGGTCCTTGCCTTCAAGCGCGGCTTCGCCGAGTGGTCCGAAGGCGATTCCTCGGACGGTGAAGGGCTCGCCGATCGCGCGGTGGCCGCCTTGGACGACCTGCGAGCGGCGACCTCCTCGTTGGGTTGAGTGCTCACCCATCGAGCTGAGCGGGTGTCGGAGGGGCCGAGCACATTGGACCGGTGGCGTCGTTCGGTGAGGTCGAGGGAGTCTGGGTCGAGCGACTCGGCGGGCTGCGCAACGCCGTCCGG
Coding sequences within:
- a CDS encoding SDR family oxidoreductase, with product MQVFVTGGTGTIGSPVVAELLGHNHTVLALARSEESARALETAGAEVLRGTLADLDILRAGAARSDGVISLAFGRDYGTPEALAAGVAEESAALTALGEELIGSDRPIVAVSGTPWIPGRMSTEADPLPTDGPVGGRGRSVNALLALASQGVRSTAVRMPRTVHNEGKGGFAGLLTDTARRSGVSGYPGDGTQRWPAVHALDAAALFRLALESAEPGTAWHAVADEGDAVRDIATVIGRQLDLPVESVPQETFGPFGVIFAMDQPASSAHTRAVLGWRPTHAGLLDDLRNVRP
- a CDS encoding TetR/AcrR family transcriptional regulator, with the translated sequence MARWQPGATQRLVVAAVDLFTEQGYDATTVSQIAERAGVTKSTFFRHFSDKRELLVAGQETLSRLLADGIAEAPSSATPLEAVAAGLRRASGAMGPTNREIGPRIRAAVAASTELQERDALKSVGLAAAMTEALAARGVPGPTAHLAAELGVLAFKRGFAEWSEGDSSDGEGLADRAVAALDDLRAATSSLG